ACCCCTTCAGAGCCCACCCCTAACTGTACTCTTTCACTCTCCACACTTGATTCTCAGCTCTTCCTCCGCTTCACTATTGAATATCTGCTCGTCTACAACCCTTCCCCTGGGGTCGATCGCAGGCAATTCTCTGCTCGTGTGAAGTCTGCTTTGGGTAAGGCTTTGGTACAGTACTACCCTCTAGCGGGCCGGGTTCAAGAGAAGCGTGATGGGTCGGCTCTTCAGGTTGTGTGTCGGGCTCAAGGGGCTGTGTTTGTTGAAGCTGTTTCTGGGTATAGGGGGGCTGATTTTGAAAAGGCGCCTCGCTACGTGGAGGAGTGGCGGCAACTCTTGTGGGTCTACGTGGATGATGTATTAAAAGGGGCTCCACCTCTTGTCGTGCAACTTACGTGGCTTGCTGACGGGGCGGTGGCGATTGGGTTCGGGTTTAATCATTGTTTGTGTGACGGGATTGGGAGCGCTGATTTCATCAACTCGTTTGCCGAGTTAACTCGTGGGGTTTCGGTTCGTGGGCCGAAGCCTGTTTGGGATCGACACTTGCTTGACTCGTTCCCGTCGGGTAAACCCAAAGGGAGTGTCCGTGTTAACTCAGTGAACCATCCCGAGTTTAGCAGAGTTCATGATTGTTGTGAGTTCTTAGCAAGATTCTCTAGTGAGACACTGGTCCCAACTTCAAGTGTCTTTGTCAAGTTTCACATCGATCAACTCAAACGACAAGCTAGTCGACTCACCGAGTCAACAAAATACACGTCATTCGAGGTTGTTTCGGCCCATATATGGAGATGTTGGGCCAAATCGTTACACATGCCCCCAAACCAAGTCCTAAGGCTTGTATTTAGTGTC
This sequence is a window from Spinacia oleracea cultivar Varoflay chromosome 1, BTI_SOV_V1, whole genome shotgun sequence. Protein-coding genes within it:
- the LOC110781884 gene encoding alcohol acyltransferase 9 gives rise to the protein MASNFVEVKEAIVITPSEPTPNCTLSLSTLDSQLFLRFTIEYLLVYNPSPGVDRRQFSARVKSALGKALVQYYPLAGRVQEKRDGSALQVVCRAQGAVFVEAVSGYRGADFEKAPRYVEEWRQLLWVYVDDVLKGAPPLVVQLTWLADGAVAIGFGFNHCLCDGIGSADFINSFAELTRGVSVRGPKPVWDRHLLDSFPSGKPKGSVRVNSVNHPEFSRVHDCCEFLARFSSETLVPTSSVFVKFHIDQLKRQASRLTESTKYTSFEVVSAHIWRCWAKSLHMPPNQVLRLVFSVNFRNRLKPGLPTGFYGNGFVLACAQTTVKDLTEKGLGYASDLIKRAKENVDGKYVKEVIELVSGNRTSPDPVGVLVLSQWSRLGLERVDFGLGKPAHVGPICSDKYCLLLPVQNQREAVRVMLAVPTSAVDMYQNLLTKCLSSH